The Puntigrus tetrazona isolate hp1 chromosome 19, ASM1883169v1, whole genome shotgun sequence genome has a segment encoding these proteins:
- the LOC122324102 gene encoding 1-acylglycerol-3-phosphate O-acyltransferase ABHD5 codes for MRTDQPEFVLTQRRSWWISSWLPSWCPTSLSHLIKAENTILKSIKVKFTQGYVPISNGNYIWTLGFNERERSPDVSASGVQCHQVPLVLLHGFGGGVGLWVKNLPALALEGRPVFALDMLGFGRSSRPTFGRDAKDAEEQFVQALEDWRRAEGLEHMILLGHDLGGYVSTAYALKYPDRLKHLVLVEPWGFAARPNVQERWVPVWIKVFGAAMNPFNPLGLLRLAGPLGPLLLQLLRSDFKQKYASVFADDTVTDYIYHVNAQTASGETAFKNMTIPYAWPQHPMMDRVEMISPSLSMTFIYGSRSSFDDQSGKAIQEMRPNSHTEIIVIQGGGHYVFADQSDDFNQAVHKICNNVKHIINGKDE; via the exons ATGAGAACAGATCAACCGGAGTTTGTGCTTACACAGAGGAG GTCGTGGTGGATCTCCAGCTGGCTGCCGTCCTGGTGTCCCACCTCGCTCTCTCATCTTattaaagcagaaaacacaATCCTGAAAT CCATCAAAGTGAAGTTTACTCAAGGATATGTTCCCATATCTAATGGCAACTACATATGGACTCTTGGCTTTAATGAAAGAGAGCGCTCACCTGACGTCTCAGCCTCTGGGGTTCAGTGCCATCAGGTCCCACTGGTGCTTTTACATGGTTTTGGGGGTGGAGTGGGTCTGTGGGTAAAAAACCTACCTGCCCTTGCACTGGAAGGAAGGCCCGTGTTTGCCCTGGATATGTTGGGTTTTGGACGCAGCAGTCGACCGACTTTTGGCAGGGATGCCAAGGATGCGGAGGAGCAGTTTGTACAAGCCCTGGAGGACTGGAGAAGAGCAGAGGGGTTGGAACATATGATTCTTCTGGGCCATGATCTTGGAGGATATGTGTCTACTGCATATGCCCTGAAATATCCTGACAG ATTGAAGCACTTAGTGTTGGTGGAGCCATGGGGTTTTGCAGCAAGACCAAATGTTCAGGAGCGTTGGGTTCCAGTCTGGATTAAAGTATTCGGGGCAGCAATGAATCCATTTAATCCTCTTGGTCTGCTTAGGCTGGCAGGCCCGCTGG gTCCTTTGTTGCTACAGCTTTTGCGATCAGATTTTAAGCAGAAATATGCTTCTGTATTTGCCGATGACACGGTGACTGATTACATTTACCACGTGAACGCGCAAACGGCCAG CGGTGAGACGGCgtttaaaaacatgacaatcCCATACGCATGGCCTCAGCACCCCATGATGGATCGCGTCGAGATGATCAGTCCCTCTCTTTCTATGACCTTCATCTACGGATCACGTTCCAGCTTCGATGACCAATCAGGAAAAGCCATTCAAGAGATGAGACCCAACTCACACACAGAAATCATA GTCATCCAAGGTGGGGGTCACTATGTATTCGCTGACCAATCGGACGACTTCAACCAGGCGGTGCACAAGATATGCAATAATGTCAAGCACATAATCAATGGGAAGGATGaatga
- the rpl14 gene encoding 60S ribosomal protein L14 yields MVFKRFVEIGRVAFVAFGPYEGKLVAIIDVIDQNRALVDGPCTGVKRQSMPFKCLQLTDYVIKVPHGARQKYVRRAWEKAEVNKKWEESSWAKKIEARKKRAAMSDFDRYKVMKAKKMRNRMIKHEVKKLKKAAAQKKA; encoded by the exons ATG GTGTTCAAGCGTTTTGTCGAGATCGGCCGCGTTGCCTTTGTTGCATTCGGACCTTACGAAGGCAAACTAGTGGCAATTATAGATGTCATTGACCAAAACAGG GCACTGGTAGATGGCCCATGCACTGGAGTGAAGAGACAGTCTATGCCATTCAAGTGCTTGCAGCTCACTGACTACGTTATCAAAGTACCTCACGG TGCCCGTCAGAAGTACGTGAGGCGTGCCTGGGAAAAGGCAGAAGTCAACAAGAAGTGGGAAGAAAGCAGCTGGGCCAAGAAAATTGAGGCCAGAAAGAAG aGGGCCGCAATGTCTGACTTTGATCGCTACAAGGTTATGAAGGCCAAGAAAATG agGAACAGGATGATCAAGCACGAGGTGAAGAAGCTCAAGAAAGCTGCTGCACAAAAGAAAGCATAA